A window of Fodinibius salinus contains these coding sequences:
- a CDS encoding FAD-dependent oxidoreductase: MSEQIIIIGSGVSGITTALTLQLLGYDTTIYTEKVITDISNKNEHPKFASLFPSASVIPHSVYSDQLKKLFKRSQSIFYELRKLAFPGITINKHYELWESKPNRPDYCNWMLNYEAVSDTDIENIPHRPPVDNLYGWSFNCIFADWSLYMPALLDTYLQNGGTIRQKKITRKIISDLPAETIINCSGTGSPSLFDDPSDKQLVVRGHLLHKADAPLLTNPNGEVVSYNYTPKPAIYSDSKGKAADVYCYPRKDGWILGGSRQVGTLGSEEWQVSDNYHEIEGIRFPKQIVDLNSEIIKTLFDTELSIKDELTPAVGYRYIRNKKDGLRLESETVSNKKVIHNYGHGGAGVTLSWGCALTISEQLLSQEIDSAHDVLLSEIKKVVPVNSS; the protein is encoded by the coding sequence ATGTCAGAGCAGATCATCATTATCGGCAGTGGCGTGTCCGGAATTACTACAGCCCTTACCTTACAATTGCTGGGTTATGATACAACAATATACACCGAAAAGGTCATTACGGACATTTCAAATAAAAATGAACACCCAAAGTTTGCCAGCCTCTTTCCATCGGCTTCGGTAATTCCCCACTCGGTGTACTCCGATCAATTGAAAAAGCTATTCAAACGGTCTCAGTCTATATTTTATGAGCTCCGTAAACTGGCTTTTCCGGGCATTACCATCAACAAACATTATGAACTATGGGAGTCTAAACCCAACCGCCCCGACTACTGCAACTGGATGCTAAACTATGAAGCTGTATCTGATACAGATATAGAAAACATTCCCCACCGACCGCCTGTTGATAATCTGTATGGCTGGAGCTTCAACTGTATTTTCGCGGATTGGTCACTCTACATGCCGGCACTGCTCGATACCTACTTACAAAATGGTGGAACAATCAGGCAGAAAAAAATTACCAGGAAAATAATTTCTGACCTGCCTGCAGAAACTATCATCAACTGCAGCGGCACCGGTAGTCCTTCTTTATTTGATGATCCCAGTGATAAGCAACTTGTTGTCCGTGGACATCTGCTCCACAAGGCAGATGCCCCCTTACTCACAAATCCAAACGGGGAAGTCGTATCCTATAACTATACTCCAAAACCAGCTATCTATTCCGATAGTAAGGGCAAGGCTGCTGATGTGTATTGCTATCCCCGAAAAGACGGTTGGATTCTTGGGGGGAGCCGCCAAGTTGGAACTCTTGGAAGTGAAGAATGGCAAGTTAGTGATAATTATCATGAAATTGAGGGTATTAGATTTCCAAAACAGATTGTCGACCTCAACAGTGAAATTATTAAAACCCTTTTTGATACTGAATTAAGTATAAAGGATGAGCTTACCCCAGCAGTAGGCTATCGATATATCCGAAATAAAAAAGATGGTCTTCGCCTTGAATCAGAAACTGTATCAAATAAAAAGGTAATACATAACTATGGGCATGGGGGCGCCGGTGTTACGCTTTCCTGGGGATGTGCCCTTACTATTTCTGAACAACTCTTGTCTCAAGAAATAGATTCAGCTCATGATGTTTTACTATCGGAGATTAAAAAGGTCGTGCCAGTAAATTCCAGCTAA
- a CDS encoding ZIP family metal transporter yields MSDKVIAYSTITILCLLTVFAMLDSNWKVIGISWIAFGAMALAIPMGVQAAGKTKLNNLIAGYGLASGAMITSAAIFLVPTAVNHDPVYGGVGIAVGIMAGFAIHTLNHGLTHTSFATPPVVLELTSHALAAGLIIGIVYAAMPEIGLLLGIAIVSHKAPAGYAASRRLKMQGKSSVLLLLPASAIGLTALPVSMINIPGNAVANALIFGFATGIFFHVAIDFLPECEVGGNIHRDTKLDHDEHHKLDKYRQWAVLNTFIGGIVVFAAWYIVY; encoded by the coding sequence ATGTCTGACAAAGTTATTGCTTACAGTACTATTACTATTTTATGCCTATTGACTGTGTTTGCCATGTTGGATTCGAACTGGAAGGTCATCGGTATTTCATGGATCGCATTTGGAGCTATGGCACTGGCTATCCCGATGGGAGTTCAAGCGGCTGGGAAAACAAAACTGAATAATCTCATTGCGGGTTATGGTTTGGCAAGTGGGGCTATGATTACAAGTGCGGCTATCTTTTTAGTCCCGACGGCCGTTAACCACGATCCGGTTTACGGGGGCGTAGGTATTGCAGTTGGTATCATGGCTGGTTTTGCTATTCATACTCTCAATCATGGGTTAACGCACACTTCTTTTGCGACTCCTCCTGTAGTGCTGGAATTGACATCCCACGCCCTTGCTGCAGGTCTGATTATTGGTATCGTATATGCAGCAATGCCGGAAATAGGATTACTCTTGGGTATCGCTATTGTCTCTCACAAAGCTCCTGCAGGCTATGCTGCTTCACGTCGCCTTAAAATGCAGGGGAAATCATCGGTATTGTTGCTTTTACCGGCTTCAGCAATAGGCCTTACAGCTCTTCCTGTCAGTATGATAAACATCCCGGGAAATGCAGTTGCTAATGCACTTATTTTTGGATTTGCAACGGGAATCTTTTTTCATGTTGCCATCGATTTTTTGCCCGAATGTGAGGTGGGGGGGAATATCCATCGAGATACAAAGTTAGATCATGATGAACATCACAAGCTGGATAAATACCGTCAATGGGCTGTGTTAAATACCTTTATTGGGGGAATAGTCGTTTTTGCAGCTTGGTATATTGTGTATTAA
- a CDS encoding AI-2E family transporter produces the protein MEKSTFAKRILIRLLLAFSIIAALIITRQLLVPLFLSILFAYLLFPAAQKFENKGLPRILTNFILVGGSFLLVIGFSYGISLLVVTFTENLPDIQEQINTNITHFRWALGRTFGVTAEQLDSIVESIKGSGQYIKQFFTGTANTILTIGLIPVYTFLLLFYRNKFRTFISMLVPDERKQEAQNIIDQAAEVVPSYLKGLFLVCLILIGLNSLGFYIIGVKYALLLGLIAAIFNLIPYLGTIIGYGIALLFVLATQSLSVALLVIVQFFIVQFIENNILTPNITGSYVRINPLVTILSLIAGGMIWGLPGMFMVIPYLAMLKIVCKNIESLNHINYLLGTKGTEDHSLTFQSFRNVFNKKA, from the coding sequence ATGGAAAAATCTACTTTTGCTAAACGAATCTTAATACGGCTGTTACTGGCATTTTCAATCATTGCAGCTCTTATTATAACGCGTCAACTACTGGTTCCCCTGTTCCTATCAATTTTATTTGCTTATCTACTCTTTCCGGCTGCTCAAAAATTTGAGAATAAAGGACTGCCAAGAATTCTCACAAACTTCATCTTAGTGGGAGGTTCTTTCCTGCTGGTAATCGGCTTTTCTTACGGCATTTCATTACTTGTTGTAACATTTACCGAAAACCTTCCGGATATACAGGAACAAATAAATACTAATATTACTCATTTCCGCTGGGCTTTGGGCCGGACCTTTGGAGTAACAGCAGAACAGCTGGACTCTATTGTTGAAAGCATCAAAGGGTCAGGCCAATATATCAAACAGTTTTTTACAGGAACCGCTAATACCATCCTTACCATCGGACTTATTCCCGTTTATACGTTCTTACTACTATTTTATAGAAATAAGTTTAGAACATTTATTTCTATGTTGGTACCTGATGAACGGAAACAAGAAGCACAAAATATTATTGATCAGGCAGCAGAGGTTGTTCCCAGCTATTTGAAGGGATTATTTTTAGTCTGCCTTATTCTAATCGGACTCAATAGCCTAGGATTCTATATCATCGGAGTCAAATATGCACTGCTGTTAGGATTAATAGCAGCAATATTCAATCTTATCCCCTACCTGGGAACTATAATCGGTTATGGTATCGCTCTCCTTTTTGTTCTGGCTACCCAGTCGTTATCTGTCGCCCTCTTAGTTATAGTACAGTTTTTTATCGTGCAATTTATTGAGAATAATATTCTGACGCCTAATATCACCGGCTCCTATGTGCGGATAAATCCATTAGTAACCATTCTCTCACTTATTGCCGGCGGTATGATATGGGGACTGCCCGGAATGTTTATGGTTATTCCTTACTTGGCAATGTTAAAAATAGTATGCAAAAATATTGAAAGCCTTAATCACATAAACTACCTCTTAGGAACAAAAGGTACCGAGGACCACTCATTGACGTTTCAATCTTTTAGAAATGTCTTCAATAAAAAAGCGTAA